Within the Paenarthrobacter nicotinovorans genome, the region ACGACCAGAGGGGAAGCTGACCTATTTTCCGGCAGGATAGATGTATGCCGCGTTTGATACGACCTAATCTTCCTTCGACAGTGGAGGCAGCAATAGGCTTCTTGGGGAGCCGTGCGCAGGCGGACGTTTTGCGTCAATTGGCAATCTTGGGGCCCTCGACGGTGGGCCAGCTGCAAGCAGTGCTGGAGATTGGTCGACCGAGCTTGAACAGGCACTTGGAGGCATTGTCTCGTGCCGGGCTGATTGAGACGGACCCGCCCCGCGGCCTGCGCCAGGGGCGTGATGTTACCTATGAGGTCCAGCCCGGGACGCTCCGCCACCTGCTTCGAGCATACGTTGACTATGTGGAAGGTCGATAGGTGTCGCGTGCTTTCCGCAATCTCAATGCACATAGCTTCACCCTAGCACTCTTGAAACATGTTCCAATCATGTTTCAAGATTCTTGAGTGTCGTTTTTCTCCAGCTCTTCCACGTCATCCAATAGGGCGTTGATTGCGTCCAACGTCTTGACATCGATGTCGCCGAGAGTCCGGGCGGCTATGTTCTTCAACCTATTTCGTCGCATTGTCCTAAGGAGCTGAAGCTCTTTCTCGATACGCTCAGGAAGCTCCCCCTTCTCTTCGGTGAAGTAGGCGGGGTCTATCTCAAAGAACTTAGCGAGGGCAACCAGCGCTTCTACTGGAACAGCCTCGGGTGACTCGCCACTCCTGATGCGCCACCAACGAGTTCTGGACAGTTCGTAGCCGTGGTGGCGTACGCCAGCTTGGATGTCAGCGAACTCGTAGGGTCGGCCACCCTCCGCCACTATGACGTCCAGCAACAGATTCACCTTGCGTGCGAGAGTCTCCGCCCGTTCAAGCCGATTTCGGGCCGTATCACCGCCAGCCATTTCCAACCCCATCTAAAGTTCACCTGCCGTTGCTTTGGACGTATCCCCAGCCGTGTCCGTCTGGAGCAATCCTCCGTACCAACGACGAACTGCCAGATCCCACCTTATAGGGTCCGAATTCCACTCTTGAGTGTGCCCGGAGCAGTCAAACTCGACGAGCTCGACGCCCGGGCCGCGTCTCTGGGCAAATTGTCTAGAGGTCTCAAAGGGAACCGACCAATCGTTTACATTATGAAGAATCAGGATCGGCGTCCTGAGGGGCCCTTCCAGCCTGGCCGCATCTGCTTTTCGAATGTTCAGAGGTTCGCTAAGGCCAACTAGTCTGCTTATCCCGGGTAATCCAAGTAGAAGGGTCACAGAAGTCCCCAGCACCCGAGGCCACCCTTGATGATTCGCATTTGATCGAAGCGCTGCTTCCCAACTTAAGACCGGCGCGACCATGACTATACCGGCGATCATGCTTGAGATTCCGGATCGCTGAAGCGTATTCATTGCAAGGGTTGCACCTAAAGACCAGCCAAACACTATGCATTGTGTCGCGCCTCGTGCGGCGATGAAGTGGAGGGCATCGTCCAGGTCATGCCACTCGGATTCTCCCAAGTGGGAAAGGCCTTCAGTCGACCGGGGCCCTTTGCCATCGTTGCGGTACGAGATGATGAGTGAATTCAAGCCGAGCGCCGTTGCCGTAGCCACGCCCCTTAGCGTCTGACGCCGGTCACTCCCTTGGCCGTGTACGTGAATCGCCCATTCGTTGCTATCGCCCTCAACGAACCATGCGGGCGCAGGCCCCAAAGACGTGGGTATTTCGACGTCCCTGAATGGCGAGCCAGGGGTGGAAGCCACGATGCCACTCCATCGGCATTTTGATTTCGTTGACAGCGAAGCAGGCTTTCGGAGGAGGCGACGCCTGACGACGTGTTCTGTTCGAGCGATTACGGGACCGATGATGGCTGGCTCATCTTTGCCGAGCAAATGAAGTCCGAAAATTCCCGGAGTGCAGGTTCTTTTCGTGGACTTAAACTCGATCTCTTCGTCAGTGACCACAAGCGGCGATATGTCGTACTCGGGACTGTACCCAGGCGTGAGAGAACGCCGGGCAGCCGCAGCAACGCCCGCCAGCGCTCCGCCGGCGCCAATTGCTGCAAGTATGGCTAGGACGCCACTTACCGTTGGTGCCATGCTCGCCTGTCTAGGTGGGCACCGGCTTGCGCCAGCATTCGCAGTCCGTCCTCGCCAATCCTCTCGCGAGCATAGGGATCTCGGACAAGTGAGTCTTGAATCTCAACGATCATGCGGTGGAGCTGTCGGCGAGGTCTGTGATCACGATTTTCCACGACTCGGGTGTCGAGAGTTACACCTGAATTTCCAACGACAGCATTGCGCCACACAGGCATCAATTCGGCCAGAACGGACTTGGTCCTTGTGGCATCTAAGATCGTCAGAATTCTACGTTTCGCTGGAGGCAGCGCTAGGCCGGTGCAGAGCAAAGCAAAGGTCGTCGAGTTAAGCGCGGCGTAGAGTCCGCTAAGCGATCTCATAGTTTCTTTCTCACCAAGGAGATGTAGGGCGTCTAATAGCAGAACGTGAATGACCAGCAAAACGGCTGATATGCATCCCCATCCCACGAGAGCGAACGCAGCTTTGTAGACTCCTGCGCTCCAAGACTTGCGGAATTTAAAGCACGTCCAGCCTGCCATGGCCATCACGCAACCGATGTAGACGTACTGGACAGCAGAATACAAAGCCGCAGCTGGTTGAGCTCCGTACGCCTGCATGAAAGCGGTGGATGTAGTTGGCGCTTCAATGAACCAGAACAATGAGGCTGCGGCAGTTCCCGCGACCACAACTGCAGCGCTTCCCAACACCCGTGGCGACCCACCGAACTCCGACGCTGGACTCGCTGCCCTATGGATTGCTCGCGCGAGGAAGTAGACGCCAACCAGGAGAAGAAGATTCGCAGCCAGGTCCGCGTAGTTACGTCCCCCGAGCAGGCGATCGGTAGACATGTAGACGGGGTTCAGGTTGAGAAGTAGGGAGATGGAGATTTGTACGGAGGCCCAGAGAATGCTGGTGTCTTTACCGTGTCTCCGCGTCGCCACGACCACCAGAGTCAATGCGATCATCAGGCCCGCAACAAAAACTTCCATCAACCAAAGACCTCCTCAAATGCACCTGGTTCACCCGGACCCTCACGAAGTGCCTCGGCCAGCAAATCGGCAAGGTATTCCGCCGTTGCTTCCTTGACTGTCCTGAACTCAGTTCTCATGAGGGCTCTGCGTATGACTTCCGGAGACAAATGCTGCAAACCTTCATGCAGAAGGCTTCCTGCTCCGGGATGCGCATCATGGCCCAGAATCATGTGGGACAGTTCGTGCAGCACGAATTGCTGCCGCTGGAGCTCCCAAGGTGTGGGTGGATGAAAAACCCATTCGTGTCGCTTTCCCGGCAACCAAAGCCCGCAAATAGATGTTCCAGCGAGCTTGTCGGTTGTTCGGATTCGGATACGCCGACCGCGGATCGCTTCCACAACCCGAACGATCAATTCGAGGTTCAGCCGAGGCGGCAGTTCCAAGCCAGCGAAGGCGTCGACAGCCTCTCGATATGCGCGCTCGGATGCAGTAGGTGGAAGTGCGTGTAGCGCTTGTGCCACTGACATTCGACTCCTTGCTCATCTCTCTGTCGGTTAGGCTAAGCTGAAACATGTTTCAAACAAGTTTTAGCCTTGAATGAACCCAGGACCCACGGGGCAAATTCGGGGCAACCATATCAAGAAGGCTCAGGCAGGGCTTGTCATAAGCGAGAGGGGTGGTGCCATATCGATAACATCGCATGGGAGTCGCGTCGGACTTCGTGGCGGGCCGGGAGGGAGCTCAGCCTGTCATCGCAGCAGCCTCACGGAACCCGGACGGGGCGCGTTCAGCTAAACAGGTTTCTTGAACAATGGACGCTGAACGCCACCTGGCAGCATGGCCTGCGACACGCGGATTCGTTTTCTGTAAACAAATCCCCGACGGGCGGAGCTGGCGATGCTAGGTTCAACTCAGTCGATAGCTGTAAACAAAACTCCGATCGACCGCACGTGGCACCAACGATGAACCAGCTACAACCCCTGGTTGTGCGAGATTCAAAGGACCTGACAATGAGCGCAGTAATCAATCGTGGAGGCGGCCGGCCCAGTAAGGGCCTCCGCAAATACATTGGCTTCCGCACGCCAGCCAAGACCGCGGAGGACGTTCATATGATCGCCGCCGCAAAGGGCATGACTGTCACCGACTATGTTGCCTCTGCAGTCGACCGATCCTTGCGTGAAGACCTGGCCTTGCTTGATCAGTTCACCCAACAGGATGAGCTCCCGATTCGTATGGCCTCGTAGAAACAAGGAAGGCCCGCCATAAGCGGGCCTTCAAAGCTGAAGATTCACGATCCGGAAAGCTTGCCGGCAGACAGATCGTAAATCGTATGGAAGTCCTAGAACAGGCCTTCATTTGTGTTGCAAACCGATCTGGCAGGATCGGCCCTTTCTCATTCCCTGAACAGGAACAAAATCATCGTACAACAGCACGCTCTCGTGCTGCCAGCAGCTGGAGCTGCTGGCGTGTCCCAAGAGCCTCCTCAGACTTCATGCGCCGCCCAAGCGTGGGCCGCGTTGGCACCTCTTCTCGCAGGTCAACCCCGTGTTCGCCTATCCCGAGACGGCGGTAAGACTTATCCCCAAAAGCACGAACGCGCTTTGACCGAGACGCTACCCACTTTTCCCGCGGCGGTTCGAATTTTTGGGAAAGACGGCAGCTGCTCGGCTATCTTCCTTGACTTCGACTCCTCCATTGCAGGTATTGACTGGGTGAAGGCGGACGTGAGGTCTCTCCAATCCTGGCTGCATAGCTGTGGCGCCCGGTGGATTGAAGACTACTCCCCCAGTGGCGGGCGGCATGTGTACATACCCCTAGAGACAAGGGTTTCCTTTTCAGAAGCACGTGAAGTTGTCGAGGCGTTGGGCACTCGATACCGGACGTTGGATAAATCTCCGCACCAGAACCTTCTGCACGGTTGTATGCGCACACCAGGATCACCCCATAAGCGTGGCGGCCACCAGGAACTGGCCATGAGCCTAAGTATGGCCTACGACGTTGCACGGCGCCCAAACACTGTACGGGTCTGGGAAGCACTACGGCGAGAGCTGAGCCATGAAATCGCGAGTGTACGGTCGCTGAGACTGGAGCGGACGTTGTCCGCGGAAGACACTACCCCGGAACCACCGCAGGTGATCGGCCGGATGTCTAGGCCAATGCAGCAGATGGCACTCTCGGGTCTATATGACGTCAACCGTTATGCCTCGGATTCCGAAGCCCGTCAGGCAGTCCTGACAGCTGCAGCCGTAGCGGGAATGGAACTCGTCGATGTACAACGACGAATCCTCCAAGGTATCTGGCCGGGGCTGGCATCGTTCTACGCCCGATACGCTTCCCACCAGAGGCTCCCCTCCCTGAAACGGGACTGGAATAACGCCGTCAGCTACCTCCGAAAAAATCAAGCTGCAAAACCGGGGAACAACAATGCCCGCAAATCCCCCACAAGCCAGCCAAACACACAGCCCCCGTTAGACCTGCGCGTAATCCAAGATTCGAACAGCGAACACCGCTACCTCCGTACCTGGAGAAATGCCCTGCGTCTGAGGGAGCCTGCCTACGCCAGTTCCCGGACTGGTTTGGCTCGTCGAATGGTTCTGAGAGCTTTGGGCGCTGCTGCGCACATGACAGCATCCCGATTTGTTGAGTTTGGTGATCGCTCAATCGCAGTGGCGACGGGTTTGGATCATACAACTGTGGGATCTCACTTGCGTGCTTTGCGAGCAGAGAATCAACCACTTGTGACCTTGGTAGAACGCGGACGAGGAACCAAGGGTGATCTCTACATGCTGACGATCCCGGAGGCACTACGACCAGCGTCCGAGGAGCTAGCATGGCGTAAGGGCAAGATCCATCCGCTTAGGCCCGTGTTCCGCGAGCTAGGTCTGCCGGCAGCATTTGTCTACGAAGCCTTGGAGGCGATGCCGGGGCTAACTACGACGGAATTGGTAAAGCACACAAGACTGTCAAGAACCGCTGTGAGCGAAAGTCTTGAGGTCCTGGCTGCTTGGAACATGATCGTAAGGAATAACACACGGTCATGGACGATCGTTTCCACGACCTCTCTTCAGGAGCTCGCAGAGTACTTTGGCGTACTTGAGGCTGTCGCTGGCCAACTGCAGAAATACCGCGTTGAGCGGATCGTTTGGCGGGAGTGGCTCTCAAAGAACGTCAACACGGTGGCGGAGCTCCTGTCCCCCACCGATGACTACCCATGGGAAGCCTTTGAAGGGCCACCTGATGACTGGACCTTGGCAGATATGGTCTTCAAAAGCGCTATGAGCGGCGTGGGTGATTCCGGCCTAGGTGTACTCAGTCAGTAGGTTGTTTGCACCTGCTGATGGGTGGTTTGCCTCCGAGGCTGCCGTGGGGCCGGTGGTTGTTGTAGAAGTCTAGCCATGGCTGCAGGGCGTCTGTCCGGGCCTGGTTGGAGGTGAAGGGTTGCCGGTAGGCCCAGCCTTCCTGGAGGGTGCGGTTGAAGCGTTCCGCTTTGCCGTTCTGCCAGGGGTGGCGGGGTTTGATCAGGATGTGTTTGGCGCCCAGGGCGGCGAGGGCGTTTTGGAAGTCGCGGGAGATCCGGTAGGCGAAGGCGTTGTCGGTCATGACCCGCTTCACGGGTGCACCGTTGGCTGCCATGGCGGCCGCGGCCCGGGTGAGGAATGCCGCGCAGGTCGGGCCTTTCTCATCGGGGAGGACCTCGGCGTAGGCCAGGCGGGAATGGTCATCGACAGCGACGTGGACGTAGTCAAAACCGACCCGTGTGTGGCTTGCTGCATGGTTGCGGGCGGATTGGTTCGGGTCGGCCCGCCAGCCCCCGCCGTCCGGGATCCTGCCGAGTTTCTTGACGTCGATGTGGATCATGTCTCCGGGGGCGTCGCGTTCGTACCTGCGGTCGGTGGCTCGGGATGCCCGGATCCGTGCCCCGGTCACCGGGTCCAGGTCCCAAAGCCTGGGCATGCCGGCACGGGCAAGGATCCGGGAAACCGTCCTGGGACTGACCCCGCAACGGACCGCCAGGTTTGTCGGCCCTTCCCGGTGCTACACCCGCCGGGCCAGGACCTCGGATACGACAGGTGCCGGGGTGGCG harbors:
- a CDS encoding ArsR/SmtB family transcription factor → MPRLIRPNLPSTVEAAIGFLGSRAQADVLRQLAILGPSTVGQLQAVLEIGRPSLNRHLEALSRAGLIETDPPRGLRQGRDVTYEVQPGTLRHLLRAYVDYVEGR
- a CDS encoding alpha/beta hydrolase family protein; amino-acid sequence: MAPTVSGVLAILAAIGAGGALAGVAAAARRSLTPGYSPEYDISPLVVTDEEIEFKSTKRTCTPGIFGLHLLGKDEPAIIGPVIARTEHVVRRRLLRKPASLSTKSKCRWSGIVASTPGSPFRDVEIPTSLGPAPAWFVEGDSNEWAIHVHGQGSDRRQTLRGVATATALGLNSLIISYRNDGKGPRSTEGLSHLGESEWHDLDDALHFIAARGATQCIVFGWSLGATLAMNTLQRSGISSMIAGIVMVAPVLSWEAALRSNANHQGWPRVLGTSVTLLLGLPGISRLVGLSEPLNIRKADAARLEGPLRTPILILHNVNDWSVPFETSRQFAQRRGPGVELVEFDCSGHTQEWNSDPIRWDLAVRRWYGGLLQTDTAGDTSKATAGEL
- a CDS encoding MarR family transcriptional regulator produces the protein MLPAAGAAGVSQEPPQTSCAAQAWAALAPLLAGQPRVRLSRDGGKTYPQKHERALTETLPTFPAAVRIFGKDGSCSAIFLDFDSSIAGIDWVKADVRSLQSWLHSCGARWIEDYSPSGGRHVYIPLETRVSFSEAREVVEALGTRYRTLDKSPHQNLLHGCMRTPGSPHKRGGHQELAMSLSMAYDVARRPNTVRVWEALRRELSHEIASVRSLRLERTLSAEDTTPEPPQVIGRMSRPMQQMALSGLYDVNRYASDSEARQAVLTAAAVAGMELVDVQRRILQGIWPGLASFYARYASHQRLPSLKRDWNNAVSYLRKNQAAKPGNNNARKSPTSQPNTQPPLDLRVIQDSNSEHRYLRTWRNALRLREPAYASSRTGLARRMVLRALGAAAHMTASRFVEFGDRSIAVATGLDHTTVGSHLRALRAENQPLVTLVERGRGTKGDLYMLTIPEALRPASEELAWRKGKIHPLRPVFRELGLPAAFVYEALEAMPGLTTTELVKHTRLSRTAVSESLEVLAAWNMIVRNNTRSWTIVSTTSLQELAEYFGVLEAVAGQLQKYRVERIVWREWLSKNVNTVAELLSPTDDYPWEAFEGPPDDWTLADMVFKSAMSGVGDSGLGVLSQ